Proteins co-encoded in one Spirosoma endbachense genomic window:
- a CDS encoding RNA polymerase sigma-70 factor: protein MPENLPDKPVPTNPFRQSAAEPIVMDAEFLIRQAFDENARRGYELLFRRYYRTLCSQAVRFVHSRTIAEDLVSEVFFSFWKNQVHQHITTSYQAYLYGAVRKRAYSHLRQEFQQEPMTSEAESYVTDAVGSLDPEQLLQYTELYQRIEETVRTLPPQCQRVFIMSRFEGKKHREIANELQISPKTIEAHLSRALSQLRQMLQLGLFCWLTAFASIQSSTQPVFSASVQTFVIK, encoded by the coding sequence ATGCCCGAAAATCTACCTGATAAACCCGTTCCAACCAATCCGTTCCGGCAGTCAGCTGCCGAACCCATTGTGATGGATGCTGAATTTCTGATTCGGCAGGCATTCGATGAGAATGCCCGACGGGGTTATGAACTACTGTTTCGGCGCTATTATCGAACGCTGTGCAGTCAGGCCGTTCGTTTTGTGCACTCACGTACCATTGCCGAAGATCTGGTGAGTGAGGTATTTTTCAGCTTCTGGAAAAATCAGGTTCATCAGCACATTACAACCTCCTATCAGGCTTATCTGTACGGAGCCGTCAGGAAGCGGGCCTACTCACACCTACGGCAGGAATTTCAGCAGGAGCCGATGACATCGGAGGCCGAATCATACGTGACAGATGCCGTTGGTTCGCTCGATCCGGAGCAACTACTTCAGTATACGGAGTTGTATCAGCGCATTGAAGAAACCGTTCGAACGCTCCCGCCCCAGTGTCAGCGGGTGTTTATCATGAGCCGATTCGAGGGCAAAAAGCACCGCGAAATTGCCAATGAACTCCAGATTTCGCCGAAAACAATCGAAGCCCATTTAAGTCGGGCGCTTTCGCAACTACGCCAGATGCTCCAATTGGGCCTGTTTTGCTGGCTAACGGCCTTCGCTAGTATTCAGTCGTCTACCCAGCCGGTCTTCTCTGCATCGGTACAAACGTTCGTCATCAAATGA
- a CDS encoding M1 family aminopeptidase — protein sequence MFFGLGILAIQGSYGGEEVHKNSPYAITVIVGLLSLCSIFASTIFCANVVLRDTTYKMDAIVFTTAVGRLPYFGVRFLGLLLAVFLLLCLSLLGMAAGSVLLDSGQSGPFRFDYFWQPLLVFGLPNVLFSSSLIFCTAMLSQNVRAIYVAGVLLYILYWSASILGNSPLLATSSLKIAEPDPLPLLLDPFGLAAFFGEARLWSDWQRNTQLFPLRNVFLLNRLLWTAFAGILLTVSYQYFTFRLHLPAQTRQKTRQESVNLVRYSPYQVHPQGYAFGWITFLSQLKLEIISLVKHIPFMVMLLLWIFLFAIELNDTLFSGSYGIRTYPATGVIIDELRSMRLAMLLIIFYAAELLGRERAATMQELIYSTPVFTSSLWGAKCVTLGVLVVILVSTNIGIGIAVQLSNGYFTIELPSYLTLYYYSGLPLFLFAVLAVFIQTITPNKYLGMLLSMLVAFCIVFSRRLGIEHYLLRYATVPELTYSYLNGFGHFANAFNWYMLYWGAFAVVLSLLTIGLWQNGQYNTGWQRVNSIGSHWGKLSAYLGAAAVLLWLFTGSKIYYDTNVVGNYKSTAAKLDWQLRYERQFKPFSRRSQPIIKAVITDIALYPKDGKYTVKGSYRLKNESTEPMSTVWVGIDPEVTSCRLSIQGARQTRNAEFNQYWFILQKPLVPGAEVTLHFSMEVIRSGFMPFNSEHAVVENGTYIELEKYVPFLGYNSRFETDDAKARKKSGLPSQSIPVPADNRYHLIDLETTVSTEPDQYVVTVGDLQKSWIADQRRYFEYKTTAPINFMFALSSARYTIKKETYKGVELSICYQDGRTHNMASMMQAMKDAMDYCNSNFSHYPLKHFTLAEIPHYKGAATAYPGLIFSAERINFLSDFRNTDNVNFGYAIVAHEVSHQWWANKVAPVNGPGDGLLTESLAKYTEAMVVEKSFGKMLLRNYLQTDNGLYFSMRNSDGKELPLAQATDQPYVYYQKGGLVLYAIKETLGEANLNRALQRLIEKHAYPATKATPDDLIHELYQEATATQARRIDDLLKKVIVYSMKVTVVSCESLVNCQFRLTLRINMGKTEQGSNKPLLPDDAIDIALFDRKPEEWDQHLKPLYLQKHHFSNGETLLTLTINKKPQSVAIDPYGYMLDENQADNRQEVRFGK from the coding sequence TTGTTTTTTGGATTAGGGATACTGGCCATTCAGGGGAGCTACGGGGGCGAGGAGGTCCACAAAAATTCACCCTATGCCATTACGGTTATCGTGGGACTGCTTTCCCTGTGCTCAATTTTCGCCAGTACGATCTTCTGCGCCAATGTTGTTTTGCGGGATACGACCTATAAGATGGATGCCATCGTGTTTACAACCGCTGTGGGCCGTTTGCCGTATTTCGGAGTACGGTTTTTAGGTCTGTTACTGGCTGTATTTCTGCTTCTTTGCCTTTCCTTATTGGGTATGGCTGCTGGTTCAGTGCTACTGGATAGCGGTCAGTCAGGTCCGTTTCGTTTCGATTATTTCTGGCAACCTCTTCTTGTTTTTGGCCTCCCTAATGTCCTGTTTTCCAGTAGCCTGATCTTCTGTACGGCCATGCTTAGCCAGAATGTACGGGCCATTTATGTGGCGGGTGTACTGCTCTATATCCTGTACTGGTCAGCGTCAATACTGGGCAATTCGCCTTTACTGGCAACGTCTAGTCTCAAAATTGCCGAACCTGATCCATTGCCGCTTTTGCTGGACCCATTTGGTCTGGCCGCTTTCTTTGGCGAGGCCCGTTTGTGGTCTGACTGGCAGCGTAATACTCAGCTGTTTCCCCTCCGGAATGTGTTCCTGCTGAATCGCCTGCTATGGACAGCGTTTGCGGGTATACTACTCACGGTGAGTTATCAGTATTTTACGTTTCGGCTCCACCTGCCTGCCCAGACCAGACAGAAAACAAGGCAGGAGTCGGTTAACCTGGTTCGTTATAGTCCTTATCAAGTTCATCCACAAGGTTACGCCTTTGGTTGGATAACCTTCCTGTCGCAGTTAAAACTGGAAATAATATCCCTGGTGAAGCATATCCCATTCATGGTTATGCTTTTATTATGGATTTTTCTCTTTGCCATTGAATTGAATGACACGCTGTTCAGCGGTTCTTATGGCATTCGCACGTACCCTGCAACTGGCGTTATTATCGACGAACTCAGGTCCATGCGACTGGCTATGTTACTGATCATTTTTTATGCTGCTGAATTGCTGGGTCGCGAACGAGCGGCAACTATGCAGGAATTAATCTACAGTACGCCCGTATTCACGTCGAGCTTATGGGGAGCCAAGTGCGTAACGCTGGGCGTACTTGTGGTAATTCTGGTCAGTACAAATATCGGGATTGGAATAGCCGTACAACTGAGTAATGGCTATTTTACGATTGAACTCCCTTCCTACCTTACGTTATATTATTACAGTGGCCTGCCGTTATTTCTGTTCGCGGTTCTGGCCGTTTTCATCCAGACCATAACCCCCAACAAATACCTGGGCATGCTGCTCAGTATGTTGGTTGCATTTTGTATCGTGTTCAGCAGAAGGCTCGGAATTGAACATTATCTCTTACGCTATGCCACTGTGCCCGAACTGACGTACTCGTACCTGAACGGTTTTGGGCATTTTGCCAACGCGTTCAACTGGTACATGCTTTATTGGGGGGCTTTTGCCGTGGTGCTTTCTTTATTGACCATTGGTCTCTGGCAAAATGGCCAGTACAATACCGGGTGGCAACGAGTGAATTCAATAGGAAGCCATTGGGGGAAATTAAGTGCCTATTTAGGGGCAGCCGCCGTATTGCTTTGGCTTTTTACCGGTTCGAAAATTTATTATGATACGAACGTAGTGGGCAACTACAAAAGCACCGCAGCAAAACTCGACTGGCAGTTGCGTTATGAACGGCAGTTTAAACCATTTTCCAGGCGTTCACAGCCAATTATTAAGGCTGTAATAACAGACATCGCTTTATATCCGAAAGACGGTAAATATACCGTGAAAGGCAGCTATCGGTTAAAAAATGAATCAACTGAGCCCATGTCAACAGTTTGGGTTGGTATTGACCCGGAGGTTACGTCCTGCCGTTTATCGATACAGGGTGCCAGACAGACCCGCAATGCCGAATTTAACCAGTATTGGTTCATTCTCCAGAAGCCGTTAGTGCCGGGCGCAGAGGTAACACTACATTTTTCAATGGAAGTTATCCGCTCTGGGTTTATGCCATTTAACAGTGAACATGCTGTGGTCGAGAATGGCACCTACATCGAACTGGAAAAATACGTACCGTTTCTGGGCTACAATAGCCGATTCGAAACTGATGATGCCAAAGCCCGGAAGAAATCAGGGCTTCCGTCACAGTCTATACCTGTCCCGGCGGATAATCGATATCACTTAATTGACCTCGAAACAACAGTTTCAACCGAGCCTGATCAATACGTTGTAACGGTGGGCGATTTACAGAAATCATGGATCGCCGATCAGCGCCGGTATTTTGAGTATAAAACCACTGCACCCATAAATTTTATGTTTGCCCTGAGTTCGGCACGCTATACGATCAAAAAAGAAACCTACAAGGGTGTTGAATTGAGCATCTGTTATCAGGATGGTCGGACCCATAACATGGCAAGTATGATGCAGGCTATGAAAGATGCGATGGATTATTGTAACAGCAACTTTAGCCACTATCCCCTGAAGCACTTCACACTTGCCGAGATTCCACACTATAAAGGTGCCGCTACTGCCTATCCGGGTCTGATATTCAGCGCTGAACGGATCAATTTTTTGAGTGACTTTCGGAATACGGACAACGTGAACTTTGGTTACGCAATCGTGGCCCATGAGGTGTCGCATCAATGGTGGGCCAACAAAGTAGCACCGGTTAATGGACCTGGAGACGGCTTGCTCACCGAATCCCTCGCCAAATACACCGAAGCCATGGTAGTCGAAAAATCGTTTGGTAAAATGCTTCTAAGGAACTACTTACAGACAGATAATGGGCTTTACTTTTCTATGCGAAACTCAGATGGAAAGGAGTTGCCGTTAGCCCAGGCAACCGACCAGCCGTATGTTTATTACCAGAAAGGAGGACTGGTTTTGTACGCCATTAAAGAAACACTTGGCGAAGCGAACCTCAACCGAGCCTTGCAACGCCTGATCGAGAAACATGCTTACCCTGCTACCAAAGCGACACCTGATGACCTGATTCATGAATTGTATCAGGAAGCTACCGCCACTCAGGCCAGGCGTATTGATGACTTGCTCAAAAAAGTAATCGTCTATTCAATGAAGGTTACGGTAGTGTCCTGCGAATCGCTCGTAAACTGTCAGTTCAGGCTAACGCTTCGGATTAATATGGGTAAAACGGAACAAGGATCAAACAAGCCGCTTTTGCCGGATGATGCTATCGATATCGCCTTGTTTGACCGGAAACCTGAAGAGTGGGATCAACACCTGAAACCACTCTATCTGCAAAAGCATCATTTCAGCAATGGGGAAACGCTATTAACGCTTACGATTAACAAAAAGCCCCAGTCGGTGGCCATTGATCCGTATGGCTATATGTTGGATGAAAACCAAGCCGATAACAGGCAGGAGGTAAGGTTCGGAAAATAG
- a CDS encoding ABC transporter ATP-binding protein produces the protein MNRLEIVNLTKSYGNGVKALDNVSLSISNGLFGLLGPNGAGKSSLMRTLATLQQPDSGHVLFDGKDIHQNPQQLRQQLGYLPQDFGVYLKLAAMDLLNHLAVLKGLLIRKERDEQVMALLQQTNLYAVRKQAVSTFSGGMRQRFGIAQALLGNPQLIIVDEPTAGLDPLERNRFHDLLSEIGEQVVVLLSTHIVEDVHDLCPEMAVLAHGKVILQGKPAALTESLKGQVWRKIIPKDALQTYQATFNVISTRLIAGKLQLHVLSDDRPEAGFEPLNPGLEEVYFSALLGAQRSRKEGSAC, from the coding sequence ATGAACAGGCTGGAAATAGTCAATCTTACCAAAAGCTACGGCAACGGGGTAAAGGCACTGGACAATGTCTCACTAAGCATATCGAATGGTCTCTTTGGGCTTTTGGGCCCGAATGGTGCCGGAAAATCTTCGTTAATGCGCACGCTGGCGACCCTCCAGCAACCCGACAGTGGGCATGTACTTTTTGACGGTAAGGATATTCATCAAAATCCACAGCAACTACGACAACAGCTTGGCTATCTGCCACAGGATTTTGGCGTATATCTTAAACTGGCTGCGATGGACTTATTGAATCACCTCGCCGTATTGAAAGGGTTACTGATTCGAAAAGAGCGCGATGAACAGGTCATGGCCTTGTTGCAACAGACCAACCTGTATGCCGTTCGAAAGCAGGCCGTTAGTACATTTTCGGGAGGAATGCGGCAACGTTTTGGCATCGCGCAGGCATTGCTGGGCAACCCTCAGTTAATCATCGTCGATGAGCCAACCGCTGGCCTTGACCCGCTCGAACGCAATCGCTTTCATGATCTTCTGAGCGAAATCGGCGAGCAGGTTGTCGTGTTGCTTTCAACGCATATCGTGGAGGATGTACATGATCTATGCCCCGAAATGGCCGTTCTGGCGCATGGAAAGGTTATTTTACAGGGTAAGCCCGCTGCCTTGACCGAATCGCTGAAAGGACAGGTTTGGCGAAAAATAATCCCAAAAGATGCCCTACAGACGTATCAGGCAACATTTAACGTCATCTCGACCCGCCTGATCGCGGGTAAGCTGCAATTGCATGTACTTTCCGATGATCGCCCGGAGGCCGGTTTTGAACCGCTTAACCCTGGCCTGGAGGAGGTATATTTCTCCGCATTACTTGGCGCACAGCGTTCCAGAAAGGAGGGAAGCGCATGTTAG
- a CDS encoding sensor histidine kinase, whose translation MKPGFLARHQDFWLFIGLLLWLGIFHTLENASAMWSDYFVVLLVLAPVQVPTLVFAWNKERLSQLHSSRGYLTYWFICFGICLPTSTILCILVQPTQYHDLIVVSSLCSYTLEFLLAANAYYQKRGRQSKWIRKIDLDNALLISVTLISVTLAAMAVSSLNNPIYHTKEQLLIGFEFSIEKIIRHFGTFLSIALQFQFMYLCGYLFFYINSRFLVSKVLRQNGLVLYVLSVLATVALLYPIVAQLIASLPMNQLFGHIFPPNPFKLENAFAALAIMLISLPIVLALQWARQNSQIMALEKEKTQTELDLLKQQLNPHFFFNTLNNLYAMSLQQSKQTSESILQLSELMRYVIYKGQEPTVSIRDEVKYLDDYIQLQRIRLRKALDFQFKQVITDDRQTIAPLLLIVFVENAFKHGIESADNETVLHLDLRCDSRQLYFRCENSVESAIETKDGIGLSNLKRRLTLLYPGKHALKTTAQDHTFTAELQLDLA comes from the coding sequence ATGAAACCAGGATTTCTCGCCCGGCATCAGGATTTCTGGCTCTTTATCGGCCTTTTGCTTTGGCTGGGAATTTTCCATACGCTGGAAAACGCATCGGCTATGTGGAGCGACTATTTTGTGGTTCTCCTGGTCCTGGCTCCGGTTCAAGTACCGACACTTGTATTCGCCTGGAACAAAGAACGACTGAGTCAGCTACACTCCTCTCGTGGCTACCTGACCTACTGGTTTATCTGTTTTGGCATTTGCTTACCAACCAGCACAATCCTCTGCATTTTAGTACAGCCAACCCAGTATCATGACCTGATCGTTGTTAGTTCTCTTTGTAGTTATACGCTTGAATTTTTGCTGGCCGCTAATGCGTATTACCAAAAGCGGGGCAGGCAAAGTAAATGGATTCGGAAAATTGATCTTGACAATGCCCTGCTGATCAGCGTTACACTTATTTCGGTGACGCTTGCGGCTATGGCCGTATCCAGCCTGAACAACCCGATTTATCACACAAAGGAACAACTGCTGATCGGATTCGAATTCAGTATTGAAAAAATCATTCGGCATTTTGGCACCTTTCTGAGCATCGCTCTTCAGTTCCAGTTTATGTATTTATGTGGCTATTTATTTTTCTATATCAACAGCCGTTTTCTGGTTTCGAAGGTGTTAAGACAAAACGGTCTGGTGTTATATGTTTTGAGCGTTTTAGCCACCGTTGCCTTACTGTACCCCATTGTGGCACAGCTCATTGCGTCATTGCCCATGAACCAGCTTTTCGGACATATCTTCCCGCCCAACCCGTTCAAGTTGGAAAATGCGTTTGCTGCGCTAGCCATCATGCTGATCAGTTTGCCCATTGTACTAGCCCTTCAATGGGCCAGGCAAAATAGCCAGATCATGGCCCTGGAAAAGGAAAAAACACAGACCGAACTGGATCTGTTGAAGCAACAGCTTAATCCGCACTTTTTCTTCAACACGTTGAATAATTTGTACGCCATGAGCCTGCAACAATCAAAACAAACATCGGAAAGTATTCTTCAACTCTCTGAGTTAATGCGGTATGTGATTTACAAAGGGCAGGAGCCAACGGTCAGCATCCGGGATGAGGTGAAGTATCTGGACGATTATATACAATTGCAGCGAATACGACTCAGGAAAGCGTTAGATTTTCAGTTTAAGCAAGTCATAACCGATGACCGCCAGACAATAGCTCCTCTGCTGCTGATCGTCTTTGTCGAAAATGCCTTCAAACACGGCATAGAATCCGCTGATAACGAGACTGTTCTGCATCTCGATTTACGATGTGATTCCCGGCAGCTTTATTTCCGTTGTGAAAATTCGGTCGAATCAGCTATCGAAACAAAAGATGGTATCGGACTTAGCAATCTAAAAAGGAGACTGACTTTACTGTATCCCGGTAAACATGCGCTGAAAACCACGGCTCAGGATCATACTTTTACGGCCGAATTACAACTGGACTTAGCATGA
- a CDS encoding LytR/AlgR family response regulator transcription factor — protein sequence MSIRCLIVDDEPLAHDIILSYLEDIPFLENCGHCYRATEALAFLSKQTVDLIFLDIRMPKLSGLDFLRTLQHQPIIIITSAYEEHALESFELDVCDYLLKPFRFDRFLKAANRALAIHSLKQQPAVSAPVTHPIASNEPAQIYIKTDKKFIQITLDEVYYLESLGNYVKVWENQQFLLTPRTLSSFESQLSGETFIRIHKSYILNRKFVHYIEGNTIHLTNGKQLPLGKNYRHVMKQLLNRQ from the coding sequence ATGAGTATACGCTGCCTGATCGTCGACGATGAGCCACTGGCCCATGATATTATCCTGAGCTATCTGGAGGATATTCCTTTTCTGGAAAATTGCGGGCACTGTTACAGGGCAACAGAAGCGCTGGCGTTTTTAAGTAAGCAAACCGTAGACCTTATTTTTCTGGATATCCGGATGCCTAAACTGAGCGGACTGGATTTTCTACGAACCTTGCAGCACCAACCGATTATTATCATTACCTCGGCTTATGAAGAACATGCCCTGGAAAGTTTTGAGCTTGATGTCTGCGATTACCTGTTAAAACCGTTCCGTTTCGATCGCTTTCTAAAAGCGGCAAACCGTGCTCTGGCCATCCATTCATTAAAGCAGCAACCAGCCGTTTCTGCACCCGTAACCCACCCGATTGCCAGTAATGAACCGGCTCAGATCTACATAAAAACGGATAAGAAATTCATCCAGATTACGCTGGATGAGGTGTACTACCTGGAAAGTCTCGGTAATTATGTGAAAGTATGGGAGAATCAGCAATTCCTGCTAACCCCAAGAACATTAAGCAGTTTCGAGAGCCAGCTTTCCGGCGAAACGTTTATCCGCATCCACAAATCGTATATCCTCAACCGAAAGTTTGTGCATTACATTGAGGGGAATACCATTCACCTAACGAACGGCAAACAATTACCGCTTGGAAAAAACTACCGGCATGTCATGAAGCAGCTTCTGAACCGGCAATAA
- a CDS encoding GNAT family N-acetyltransferase, which translates to MADIQLTLNEKKHGSFFIQEGEEKIAEMVIAIAGSNLTVYHTEVVPEQEGKGLAHKLLVYMVEYARQHQLKVIPLCPYVHAQFKRHPELYQDLWEGDKS; encoded by the coding sequence ATGGCTGATATTCAATTGACACTGAATGAAAAGAAACATGGCTCATTCTTTATTCAGGAAGGGGAGGAAAAGATAGCCGAAATGGTCATTGCCATTGCTGGTTCCAACCTGACGGTGTATCATACTGAAGTTGTGCCAGAACAAGAAGGGAAGGGGTTAGCTCATAAACTGTTGGTGTACATGGTGGAGTATGCCCGTCAGCATCAATTGAAGGTCATACCGCTCTGCCCCTATGTCCATGCCCAATTCAAACGCCATCCGGAGCTATATCAGGATCTCTGGGAGGGTGATAAGTCCTGA
- a CDS encoding SDR family oxidoreductase: protein MNRLQDKVAVITGGTTGIGLATAKEFIAQGAKVIITGRSQASVDQAITELGEQAYGFIWDATDSGAIYRFAEFVQENFTSIDILFINAGVAKFATFEQMTPEIFDESVNTNVKGAYFTIQALLPFMDKGGSIVLNTSINAHIGAPGASVYAATKAAVLTLAKNLSVELISRNIRVNAISPGPIQTPLHTSTKLGLSEQQVDQMNQGIIEKIPLHRFGRPEEIAKVALFFASDDSSFVVGAELIVDGGMTL from the coding sequence ATGAATCGTCTTCAGGATAAAGTAGCTGTCATTACGGGAGGAACCACGGGGATTGGCCTGGCAACTGCGAAAGAATTCATTGCCCAGGGAGCAAAAGTAATTATCACGGGTCGCAGTCAAGCCTCAGTAGATCAGGCCATTACCGAACTTGGCGAACAGGCGTACGGATTTATCTGGGATGCCACCGATTCAGGTGCTATTTATCGCTTTGCTGAATTTGTTCAGGAAAATTTTACCTCAATCGATATCCTGTTCATCAATGCAGGAGTCGCCAAATTTGCCACCTTTGAGCAGATGACGCCTGAAATTTTTGATGAAAGCGTCAACACGAATGTTAAAGGAGCGTATTTTACGATTCAGGCGCTGTTGCCTTTCATGGATAAAGGCGGCTCGATTGTGCTCAACACCTCGATAAACGCTCATATCGGTGCACCCGGTGCCAGTGTTTACGCAGCCACGAAGGCTGCAGTACTGACATTGGCCAAAAATCTGTCTGTCGAACTGATAAGCCGGAACATTCGTGTCAATGCGATCAGCCCAGGTCCGATACAAACTCCCCTGCATACGTCCACTAAATTAGGGTTGTCGGAGCAGCAGGTCGACCAGATGAATCAGGGAATTATAGAGAAGATTCCGCTCCATCGCTTTGGCCGTCCCGAAGAGATTGCCAAAGTTGCCCTTTTCTTCGCTTCCGACGATTCATCGTTCGTTGTGGGTGCCGAATTGATTGTTGATGGTGGTATGACTCTTTAA
- a CDS encoding GNAT family N-acetyltransferase, whose product MTIRIEIEPTSSSAQVYRLDLLDDCNQTVGYATGEFRRYAVWFNGQPHFFLDQLVIPDKDHRQQGFGSQLVKAVEAFARNQGASWIRGQFVPSQFATSPADERALSTFWNKNGYGLKREIYDNSIRFWKPLRSATKGQRVGSTSAGVQKMAG is encoded by the coding sequence ATGACCATACGAATTGAAATAGAGCCAACTTCGTCGAGTGCTCAGGTCTATCGGCTTGACTTATTGGATGACTGTAACCAAACTGTTGGCTATGCCACTGGTGAGTTTAGACGTTATGCGGTGTGGTTTAATGGACAGCCTCACTTTTTTCTGGATCAACTGGTCATTCCCGATAAAGACCATCGCCAGCAGGGATTCGGTAGTCAGTTAGTAAAAGCAGTTGAAGCCTTTGCCCGAAATCAGGGAGCTTCCTGGATCAGGGGCCAGTTTGTACCTTCGCAGTTTGCCACTAGCCCGGCCGATGAACGGGCTTTAAGTACTTTCTGGAACAAAAACGGGTATGGGCTAAAGCGGGAAATTTATGACAATTCAATCCGGTTCTGGAAGCCACTGCGTTCGGCAACGAAGGGTCAACGGGTGGGCTCGACATCAGCAGGCGTTCAGAAAATGGCGGGTTAG